Part of the Candidatus Desulfatibia profunda genome, GGTGAAGCTAAAGCTGGAGGTCCCGTCAATCCGGCGACTGGTACCATATCGATGAAACCTGGCGAACGAATTCAAGTGACGCTAAAGATGCTGCTCGAATTCGAGGGCAAGTTTACGGTCAAGGCAATGAACCCCAATAATTTTGCAATTTTTTGTAAACTTGATTTGGAAACCGATTACGTGGTGTAAAGCATGGACCAATTAGATAAAAAACTAAACAGCATCTTCGACGGCAGGGTCGTTCGTAAGGACCTTTTGCACAGGATTAAAAAAGGAACGAATGTACCGACGTTTGTACTGGAGTTTCTTTTGGCACGCTACTGCGCCAGTGATGAACCGGCAGAAATACAGGCAGGGATGGAAGCGGTGCTCGCAACCCTTCAGGACAATTATGTTCGGCCTGATGAGGCTAATGCTGCCCAGTCCAAGGTTGCAACGAAGGGTAAGCACCGTTTTATAGATAAGGTCCATGTCCGGTACGTTGAAAAGGAAAAACGCCATTGGGCTGCTTTGGAAAATTTCAATTCCCAGCGCATCGCTATCGGTGAAAAATATTATCGAGATAATGAACGGTTATTGGAAGGGGGAATATGGGCCGAGGTAACCGTTGCTTATAATGAATTTGATGAAGATAATTATGCCTTTTTTATTGATGAACTGCGCCCCGTCCAACTCAGTCGTTTTGATTTTCAACGTTATGCCGAAGGGCGAAGGGAATTTTCACGTAACGAATGGATAGATGTGGTGCTCAGGTCGGTCGGATTAGAGCCCTCGAAGTTAACGACTCGACTTAAATTTCACTATATTGCCCGCCTCGCGCCGCTTGCTGAAGCAAATTTCAATTTTATCGAGCTCGGGCCTCGTGGAACGGGAAAATCTTATTTTTTCAGTGAATTTTCACCTTATTCCACGCTGATAAGCGGGGGACAGTCGACCAAAGCCGTCCTGTTCTATAACAATGCCCGTAAAAAGGTTGGTTTGGTTGGATTTTGGGACACGGTTGCATTCGACGAAATAGCCGGGATAAAAATTAAAGACCCTGATACTATCCAAATTATGAAGGACTATATGGCTAACGGTCGATTTTCCCGTGGCGTGGAGATCATTGCTGACGCCAGCATGGCCTTTGTCGGTAATATTGATCATTCCATTGAGCAAATTGTTCGGTCAACCGATTACGATCTTTTTCTGCCTTTACCAAAAGAATTTGACCTGGCTGTCATGGACCGTTTTGCCTGTTATTTGCCCGGCTGGGAAATTCCTAAAAACACTAGCGACTATCTAACAGGGAACTACGGATTCATTACCGACTATCTTGCTGAAGCTTTTCATTATCAGCTCAAGCACACAAATCGATATGAAGAGGTGAGCAACCGTATTCGATTAGGTAAAAATATCGAAGGGCGTGATGAAAAAGGTATTAAGAAAACCCTCTGTGCATTCTTAAAAATTTTACACCCTCTCAGTGAACCCACTGACGATGAATTTGAAGAGTATGTTGCCTATGCTATAGAAGCCCGACGGCGAATAAAAGAGCAGATGAACAAGCGAAAACCGGATGATGAGTTCGTCAATATTAACCTGTCATTTTTTACTGCAAAGGGCAAAGAGATGGTTGTCTATTGTCCCGAGTCAAAAGAGGCGCAGGCCACACAGCAGCCGGTTCGCAAAAAACTTGATTCGGACATGGAAAATGAAGAACCTGTCATCGTACCTGATGAAGAACCTCCCTCGGAATCGGAAACCACTGAAAAGCAGGAGCATGAACGTAAAGATGAATC contains:
- the brxL gene encoding BREX system Lon protease-like protein BrxL is translated as MDQLDKKLNSIFDGRVVRKDLLHRIKKGTNVPTFVLEFLLARYCASDEPAEIQAGMEAVLATLQDNYVRPDEANAAQSKVATKGKHRFIDKVHVRYVEKEKRHWAALENFNSQRIAIGEKYYRDNERLLEGGIWAEVTVAYNEFDEDNYAFFIDELRPVQLSRFDFQRYAEGRREFSRNEWIDVVLRSVGLEPSKLTTRLKFHYIARLAPLAEANFNFIELGPRGTGKSYFFSEFSPYSTLISGGQSTKAVLFYNNARKKVGLVGFWDTVAFDEIAGIKIKDPDTIQIMKDYMANGRFSRGVEIIADASMAFVGNIDHSIEQIVRSTDYDLFLPLPKEFDLAVMDRFACYLPGWEIPKNTSDYLTGNYGFITDYLAEAFHYQLKHTNRYEEVSNRIRLGKNIEGRDEKGIKKTLCAFLKILHPLSEPTDDEFEEYVAYAIEARRRIKEQMNKRKPDDEFVNINLSFFTAKGKEMVVYCPESKEAQATQQPVRKKLDSDMENEEPVIVPDEEPPSESETTEKQEHERKDESIKEEPLKPSSDGDQEPQEQHYTIFYGDTGYGYDSIIGPYLKGAKEVTVEDPYVRVTHQLQNFVRFCETVVKLSMVRKIFLITSYDDKTNISDMRDNLEEVKQSLLEIDVILDIKLNPNMHDREIRIDNGWTIKIGRGLDFYQKPDSWFAVGVNDLSLRKCLETKVDIYKG